Part of the Rhodobacteraceae bacterium M385 genome is shown below.
CCACGCGGGCGATTCGCTGACACCGACGGCGCAAGCGCTGGCTGCGGACTACGCCAAGTTCTCCGGCGATGATGTGGTGGAAGACGACAGCGGCGATCTGCAACGCTCCAAGGGCGCAATTATGGCTGCATCGGGCGCGGTTCTGGGCCAACAACACCACACGGCCCCCCCGCCCCGCTACACCGAGGCGACACTGGTGAAACGGATGGAGGAACTCGGCATCGGGCGCCCCTCTACCTATGCGTCGATCATGGATACGATCCAGAACCGTGGCTACGTGCTGAAGGACAAGGGCCGCCTGATTCCAGAGGACAAGGGCCGTCTGGTGACGGTGTTTTTGTCCAATTATTTCAACCGCTACGTGCAATATGACTTCACCGCCGATCTAGAGCATCAGCTGGATGAAGTCAGCGCCGGTGACCGCCATTACAAGGATGTGCTGGAGCGGTTCTGGAAGGATTTTCACGCCGCTATTGATGAGACCTCCGAGCTGCGCATCACCGAGGTGTTGGACAAGATTAACGAGGTGCTGGAGCCGCATCTGTTCCCTGACCCCGGCGACGGCACAGATCCGCGCCTTTGCCCCAACTGCGGGCTGGGACGTCTGTCCATGCGCACTGCGCGGGCGGGTGGGGCATTTATCGGCTGCTCTGCCTATCCCGAATGCCGCTACACGCGCCCCTTCGGCCCGCCAAATCCCGAGGCGGAAGCATCCGCCATCCCGCCCGAAGGCAAGCTGTTGGGCGAAGATCAAGGCGACGAAATCCGCGTCTTCAAGGGCCGTTTCGGCCCCTATGTGCAGCGCGGCCCCGTAACGGAAGAAAACAAGAAGCCGCCGCGCCAGTCGGTTCCCAAGGACTGGCCACCGGAAGAGCTGGAGATGGAGCGCGCGTTGATGCTCCTGTCCCTGCCGCGCAAAATCGGGCCGCACCCCGAAGATGGCGTGATGGTCTGGTCCAATATCGGGCGCTACGGCCCTTATTTGAAGCACGCCGAAAGCACCTCGGACCGGGGTGGCACCAACGCCAATCTGGACGGGTTGGACGAGGTTTTCACTGTGGGCATGAACCGTGCCGTGCAGCTTTTGGCCGAGAAAGTCGCCTCTCGGGGGGCGCGGGGCCAAGCCGCGAAACCGTTGCGTGAATTGGGCGAACACCCCGATGCGGGCGGGCCGGTCAACGTCATGAAGGGCAAGTACGGCCCCTATGTGAAGTGGGATAAGGTCAACGCCACGATCCCCGAAACCATTGATCCAGAAGAAATTTCCATGGATCAAGCGGTACAATTGATCGAGGAGAGGGCAGCAAAGTCTGGCAAGAAGAAGCCAGCGGCAAAGAAAAAGGCCGCCCCAAAGAAAAAACCCGCGGCAAAGAAGCCCGCGGCGAAGAAAGCGGCCCCCAAGAAGACGGCGGCCGCCAAGAAAGACGCGGACTAACGCAGCCGGCGGGAGGATATTGAGCCGTTAAGGCTTGATCTTCCCGCCACCACCCCCGAAATGCTGTGCATGTCCGAGCCCACGCGCCCCCTTACGTCAAAGCCAGAAGCCCTGGAGTTTCTGTTGTCGCGCCGCTCTCGTCCGCCGCGGATGTTGGGCGATCGCGCTCCGGATCACGGGACGCTGACGACGCTTCTTAACGCCGCGTGTCGCGTGCCCGATCACGGCAAGCTGGAGCCGTGGCGCTTTATCGTACTGAAGGCAGAGGCCTGCCAACGCCTTGCAGACTTGTCGCAGACACGGGGCGAAGCTTTGGGCATTGATCCCAAACGGCTTGCCAAAGATGTCACGGGATTTCGCGAGAGCCCGATGATTGTGGCCGTCATTTCCAGCCCCAAACCCCATCCGATTGTACCCGAGGTGGAGCAATATGCCTCTGCCGCCGCGTGTTGCCTGTCGCTCCTGAACGCCGCATTGGCGGCGGGCTGGGGTGCTGTCTGGCTGACGGGGTGGCGCGCGACGGATCGGCCCTTTCTGACGCAGGGCTTGCAGCTTTTCCCCCATGAAACCGTCGCGGGCTATATCCACATTGCCAATGAGGTCCGGGTTCCACCCGACCGCCCTCGCCCTGACACCGACGCGCTGACCACCTGGGTAGACACATGATTTTAGACGCTTTTTTCAAATCCCTCCGGCAGTTGACCGATAGCCGCTTCATCGGCGTGCTGGCCCTTGGCATCGGCCTGACCGTCGGCCTGCTGGTGGCATTCTACGGCGCCTTCGCGCTGTTCATCGGGTGGATGCTGCCGGACAGTTTCTCGCTGCCGTGGATTGGTGAAATCACATGGGTGGACGATGCGCTGACGATCGCGGGCATCCCTTTGATGTTGGTGTTATCTATCTTTCTGATGGTGCCCGTCGCCTCGGCTTTCATGGGCATTTTTCTGGAGCGCGTGGCCAGCGCGGTAGAGGATAAACACTACAAGGGTCTGCCCCCATCGCGCGGCCTGTCAATTGGCGAAGCCCTTGTAGATGTTGCGAAATTTCTGGGGGTTCTGACGCTAGTGAACCTTGTGGCACTGATCCTTTACCTGATCTTCGCCCCTCTTGCGCCGATCCTGTTCTGGGTCGTGAACGGCGTCTTGTTAGGGCGGGAGTACGGGCAAATGGTTGCCCTGCGCCGCGAATCTGCGGCGGGTGCTGCGGCGTTCCGAAAGCGCAACCGGCCGACTTTGTTCGCCGCGGGCGTTTTGATGGCGGTGCCGCTGACGATCCCAGTGGTGAACTTGCTGGTCCCGATCCTTGGGGCAGCCACGTTCACGCACCTTTACCACATGCTTAACGCGGCGCCGACGACCCCATCCCGAAGCGGGTAAAGAGGTCAATATCTTCCAGCGAGATCAGCTGAAAAATGATGATCGAGGCGATGACGGCCCAGATGCCCGCCGCAACGATGGACGTCCAGATCACACGCTTTTTCATTTGCGCATCGGCGGGGGCGGACCCGTGGGTGCCTGCCACCCGCTCGCCCGCCTCATCCTGGCTGGTGACACGCACCTGAAGCGCGATCAGCAGCGTCATGAACCAGATCACGGCGTAAAGAACGATCCCGGTAACTACCCCCATCAGACCTGCTCCAACTCGACCAGCGTGCCGGTGAAGTCTTTGGGATGCAGGAACAAGACGGGTTTCCCATGGGCGCCGATCTTCGGCTCCCCACTGCCCAGAACGCGGGCACCATCGGCCTTCAACTTGTCTCGTGCGACTAGGATATCTTCAACTTCATAACAGATA
Proteins encoded:
- the topA gene encoding type I DNA topoisomerase gives rise to the protein MPVVVVESPAKAKTINKYLGSDYTVLASYGHVRDLPSKDGSVDTDDGFEMKWEIGSDSKKHVKAIVDALKEDNALILATDPDREGEAISWHLQEALTSRKAIKKDTPVSRVTFNAITKDAVTKAMAEPRQVDMELVEAYLARRALDYLVGFNLSPVLWRKLPGAKSAGRVQSVCLRLVVEREMEIEAFRPREYWSVRAVLDTPRGQSIEARLTVLGGKKLDRYDLPSAAEAGLAVKAVSSRKLSVADVEAKPANRNPSPPFMTSTLQQEASRKLGMGAKQAMSTAQRLYEAGHITYMRTDGIDMAPEAVDQARGAIKDRYGDDYVPAKPRIYKNKAKNAQEAHECVRPTDMTKAASDLSLTEEDQRRLYDLIWKRTIASQMEAARLERTTVTIASDDRDVELRATGQVMLFDGFLKVYEEGRDDVGDDEDSKRLPQVHAGDSLTPTAQALAADYAKFSGDDVVEDDSGDLQRSKGAIMAASGAVLGQQHHTAPPPRYTEATLVKRMEELGIGRPSTYASIMDTIQNRGYVLKDKGRLIPEDKGRLVTVFLSNYFNRYVQYDFTADLEHQLDEVSAGDRHYKDVLERFWKDFHAAIDETSELRITEVLDKINEVLEPHLFPDPGDGTDPRLCPNCGLGRLSMRTARAGGAFIGCSAYPECRYTRPFGPPNPEAEASAIPPEGKLLGEDQGDEIRVFKGRFGPYVQRGPVTEENKKPPRQSVPKDWPPEELEMERALMLLSLPRKIGPHPEDGVMVWSNIGRYGPYLKHAESTSDRGGTNANLDGLDEVFTVGMNRAVQLLAEKVASRGARGQAAKPLRELGEHPDAGGPVNVMKGKYGPYVKWDKVNATIPETIDPEEISMDQAVQLIEERAAKSGKKKPAAKKKAAPKKKPAAKKPAAKKAAPKKTAAAKKDAD
- a CDS encoding nitroreductase family protein, producing MSEPTRPLTSKPEALEFLLSRRSRPPRMLGDRAPDHGTLTTLLNAACRVPDHGKLEPWRFIVLKAEACQRLADLSQTRGEALGIDPKRLAKDVTGFRESPMIVAVISSPKPHPIVPEVEQYASAAACCLSLLNAALAAGWGAVWLTGWRATDRPFLTQGLQLFPHETVAGYIHIANEVRVPPDRPRPDTDALTTWVDT
- a CDS encoding EI24 domain-containing protein, whose translation is MILDAFFKSLRQLTDSRFIGVLALGIGLTVGLLVAFYGAFALFIGWMLPDSFSLPWIGEITWVDDALTIAGIPLMLVLSIFLMVPVASAFMGIFLERVASAVEDKHYKGLPPSRGLSIGEALVDVAKFLGVLTLVNLVALILYLIFAPLAPILFWVVNGVLLGREYGQMVALRRESAAGAAAFRKRNRPTLFAAGVLMAVPLTIPVVNLLVPILGAATFTHLYHMLNAAPTTPSRSG
- a CDS encoding DUF1467 family protein; the protein is MGVVTGIVLYAVIWFMTLLIALQVRVTSQDEAGERVAGTHGSAPADAQMKKRVIWTSIVAAGIWAVIASIIIFQLISLEDIDLFTRFGMGSSAPR